The Clostridium sporogenes region CAGAAACCCAAAAACAATTGATAAACATATATACCGGAGCTTCAATTGGACACCATGCATTTTCAGCAGGAATATATTCTATAAATACCTTACCACGTACATTAAGCTTTTTGAAAATAAGCCCTTCATTAAATTGTTTTTTCATCCAATTTTTCTTAGCCGATATACAAGTTTCTCCTTTTTTATCTGATATAGCACAACAAATGTGTTCTTTATCAATATTTTCATTATTAACACCTATGATATTCATAAATTATTATCTCCTTGATATTTAAATTTATCTTTAATATATAATTTTATTATACCAAGGATATTATGACACCTGCATGTCATATTAAAAATCTTCCCTATTATTAATTTTTATTTTCAATATTTATATTAATATACCATTCTAATTTAATATTTGTTTTAAAATTTTAATATTTCTAATGTAGTTTATTTAAATTACTCCTATAATAATCTATATATATCTTCTTTGTAATAAAAATCTCCGTTTAATATATTCTCTATTATATTTATTAATTTTTCTTTATCCCTAGGTAGGGTACCTCTTAATGCTACATAATTAGAAGCATGATTACTTCTGAATATACAATTAGTTACATTCATGTTTTCTAGCATTAATTTTGTTTCTTCCATAACCTCTTCTGGTTTTAATAAAGTAATCTCTCCTCTTTTCACCTGTTCGATCATCTCTGTGCCTTCATCTAAAAGAAGCGTTAATAAACCAACATAATCTGGATCTATTAAAGATAATGCTCTACCTGTTTCTATGGCATGCTGTTGCCATTTTTCTTTTCCCCCAAGACCAGATATTACAGTTATAGATGATTTTATACCACTAATCCTTGCTTTTTTAGAAGCTTCTATATATTCCTCAACTTTAACTCCCTTATTGATGTCCTCTAAAATTTCTGGACTACCACTTTCTAATCCCATATAAACTATTCCTAATCCTAATTCTCTAAGCTCTTTTAGTTCTTCTATGGATTTTCTTAATACATCTTTAGCTGTAGCATATATACCAACTCTTTCACACTGAGGATGAGTTTCTTTTATTTTTAGTAATATTTTTTTTAGAGTTTCTGTTTTTAAACAAAGTGCATCACCATCTGCTAAAAATATTCTATTTATTCTTCTATAATATAATTTACTCTCTTCTAAGTCCTCAAATATTTCCTCTAAATTTCTTACTCTAAACTTCTCATTTTTATACATAGAACAAAAACTACATTTATTATGAGAACAACCTATAGTGATCTGTAAAATTAAACTATTTGCTTCGCTAGGTGGTCTAAATATAGCGCCTTCATATTTCATAAACTTCTCAATACCTCCGTTAAAAATACTTTAATCTTATTCATGAAAATTTTCATCTTTTGTTCTATACTAAAATCTTCACATTTTTTAGTTAATTTTTATAAAATATCATTTTAATAAGTACTACTTATTAAACATGTTCCTTCAATTTAATTATATTCTATTATCTTCCTTTATTCCAATAATTATTTAGGGACGGTTCATTTACATATTATATATTTTTTAACATATGTAACTTATATTTATATATTTTATACTATATTTTTAACATGCAATGTAAATTGATAATAAATTTCAAATAACAAAACCTCTTATTTAATCAATTTATGTATAAATAAAACTGGAAATTTAAATTTTTTAACAATAAATTGATAAAAAATTAACTATTATCTGATATAATAAATATAGAACTAAATATACTTTTTAGGAGGAAAGAATATGAGTAAAATAATAATTTCCCCAAGTAAATATGTTCAAGGTAAAGGAGAATTATCCAATTTTGGAGTTCATGCTAAATCTTTAGGTAAAAAATTTTTAATAATAGCTAGTCCTAATGGAATAAACAGAACTAAATTTACTTTAGAAAAAAGTTGTAAAAATTTTAATATACAATTAATATTTCAGTCCTTTAATGGAGAATGTTGCAAAGAAGAAATAGATAGATTATGTTCTTGTGTGGAATCCAATGACTGTGATGTGGTAGTTGGTATTGGAGGAGGTAAGATTTTTGATACAGCAAAGGCTGTGGCTTACTATAAGAATACTCCAGTAGTTATCGCTCCAACTGTAGCCTCTACAGACGCTCCTTGTAGTGCCCTTTCAGTAATATATACAAAAGAAGGAGCTTTCTCAGAGTACCTATTACTACCTAAAAATCCTGACTTAGTATTGGTAGACACTTCTATGATAACTAAAGCTCCTGCAAGACTTTTAGTAGCAGGGATGGGAGATGCTTTAGCAACTTATTTTGAAGCAAGAGCTTGTACAAATTCAAATTCCGATACTTTAGCTGGTGGTAAAGGAACTAATAGTGCCTTTGCATTAGCTAAACTTTGTTATGAAACTCTATTAAGAGATGGACTTAAAGCAAAACTTGCTGTAGAAAATAAGGTTTCCACTAGAGCTGTAGAAAATATTATTGAAGCTAATACTTTCTTAAGTGGAATTGGCTTTGAAAGCTGTGGCCTAGCAGCAGCCCATGCCATCCATAATGGATTTACAGTATTAGAGGAATGTCATCATTTGTATCATGGTGAAAAGGTTGCCTTTGGAACTTTAGTACAACTGGTTTTAGAAAACAGTCCGCTAGAAGAAATTGAAGAAGTTATAGGCTTCTGTTTAGACGTAAATCTTCCAATAACTCTAAAAGATATGGGAATTAAAGAGATAAAAAAAGACGACATTATGAAGGTAGCCAAAGCTACCTGTGCTGAAGGAGAAACTATTTTCAATATGCCTTTTGAATTAACTTACGAGGATGTTTATGCTGCTATTCTTACTACAGATAATCTAGCAAATTTGTATAAATAGTATATAAATCACTTATTTTTCAACATTTTTGTTAATAATTTAACCTTTTCAGGGACGGTTCATTTATTTATAATTTTATCACTATCAAATAAATGAAACTTTATCATCATATTAAATATCAGACAACTATCTTCACATTTAATATATAACATAATTAAGAAATAGATCCTTAGTTATAAAAGCTTAACTATCATCTATTTCTTATTTCTTTATATAAATAATTTAATCACTTTGATAAATACTACTTATAGTAAATTTATTCTTTATCATTTATATTACTTTTAATTAAAATCTAAAAAAGCTTGTCCAAAATAAATATAAACATCAACAATAAGCAAAAAAATAGAACTTTTCACCTTATTTGTTTTTAATTTTATATAAAACTTAATCTAAAAATAATTATATTTATTTTTATGTTGCTATTTGAATTTGTTTATGCTTTATAAATTTGTTTATAATATTTTTATATTTTTCTTTCTTTTGTATTAACTCTACTGCTGAACTACACATTCTAGATACAGTGGGCTGAGTTACATTCCCTATAGCCTTACATATATCTTTCACTTTATAATCACATAAACATCTCATAAGTAATACAGTTAAAGCTCTGGCTTCCTTAGATTTCTTATTATTTTTCATATATATCATTATTCTAGATATTTCTGTTTCCTCTGATATAAATTGTATTATATCTCTAGAATTAAAATTTCTTAAAAGTACTGTTTTTTCACTTCTATATTCAGTCTTTTGATTTTCTAATTCTCCTTCTTCTTTTAGTTTTTCATTATCACACATATAGACAAATTGTATATACTTTTTTCTAGCTTTTTTAGGGTTGTGTCCAAAAATCTGCATTATGTAATCTTCGTCTAATAATCCAGTTTTATCTCTTTCCATTCCTAAATATACCTTTAAACTAGAGTACTTGTATCTTTCTGGACATTCTTTGTAACCTCTTATTTGCAATGGATTATTATGTATATAAGCTGATAATGTAATTAAATAATTAGTACTTTCAACTATTTTACTTTTAAATCTGTCCTGAAATAAATGCCCATGTCTTTTATAAATTTTATTATACGTCATAGCATATTTAAGATTTAATCCATGCATTATTTTAGATATATCAGCTCCATTTGAATCTATTATAAAATGAGCATGATTTGACATTATACAATAAGCATAAACTTTAAAATTATATATTTCTTTGTAATGCTTCATTTGAGATAAATATATTTCTTTATCTTTATCATTTTTAAATACTTGGATTTCAGATATACTTCTTACTATTATATGATATATCCCATCTTCCCTTTTATATCTTCTAACTCTTGCCAAATAAAACACCTCATTTCAAGCTTTTTTTATAATTATTGACATGAAATAAGGTGTCTATTCAAATAGTTTCTTTATTCAATTTTTATATTTTTATCTATTTTGTATGAACTGTCTCTTTTTAAATCAATATAAACTTATTAGAATTGTATGAACCGTCCCCTATTCTGTTTTTATTCTATTTTTAGGTTTGATACTAAGGTTGCTAGCCTATCTGCTAGTTCTGTAAGTTCCTCAGCTGAAGAAGATACTTCTTCTGTAGAAGATGCTTGTTGTTCCATAGCTGCAGCGATTTCTTCTGTAGAAGCTGAAAGTTCTTGAGATATATTAGATATTGTCCCCACATTATTAAGAATAGTATCTTTTTTATCCATAGTCATATTTAATTTTTGGGATACTTCTTCAACTTGAGGATTAATTTTTTCCACTTCTCCTAGTATATTTTTAAAGGAATCTATGGTATCTTCTATAGAATCTGCTTGCACTTGTATCTTTTCTGATACTTTTTCAGTATTACAGGAAACTTCCTTTGTATTAGTTGTTACAGTCTCAACTAATGTATGTATATTCTTAGATGAATATAAAACCTGTTCTGCAAGTTTTCTTATTTCTTCTGCTACTACTGAAAAACCTCTTCCAGCTTCACCAGCTCTAGCTGCTTCTATAGCAGCATTTAAGGCTAAAAGATTAGTTTTTTCTGCTATTTCATTTATAACATCTGTGATTTCACTTATTTTAAGGACACTACCATTTAATGAAGAAATTCTATCTGTAACAGATATAAAGGTTTCTTTAATATCTTCTATGGATTTAACAAGGTTGTCTATCTTTATAGAACCCTCATGGGCAGATTTTTTTATATTTGAGCTGCTGCTGGCTACATCTATAACTTTATCATTTATATTTTCTAAAATTTCTCCAAATCTCATAAGAGCTTCAGTAGCTTCATTAATTTGTTGTGCTTCATTTGTAGAACTTTGTGCAACCTCGGCTAATGAATTTGAAACCTGAGTGGTTGAAGCAGAATTTTCTTCACTGGAGGCAGATAAATTTTGAGAAACTCCATCTATAGTAATTACTTCATCTTTAATTTCACCTATAAGATTCCTTATAACTTCCATGGTTTTATTTAAAGAGTTCATTAGTTTTGAAATCTCATCCTGGCCCTTTGCATGAAATTCTATAGTAAAGTTCCCCTCAGAAATCTGATTCACTTTAGTTACCATACTTTCTATAGGTTTTGATATATTCTTTGCAATTAAAATAGCTATAATAAAAGAGATTACTAATATTACTAAGACTATAACTAATGTTTCAATAAGCCCTTTTTTTATTAAATTATTCATACCTTCAAGAGAAATTCCTACATTTACAATACCCACTACTTTCCCATCCTCATAAAAGGGAGTAGATACATTATAAACCTTATCTCCAGTTGTCCTTTTAAATATTAATCCTATAGTTTTCCCATCTTTAAGTACATTTTCAAATTGCTCTTTATTCTCTATTCCAGTATTTAGCATATTATCATCATTATGAGCAATTACTTTGTAATTTGTATCACACACTGATAAATACACCATATCTTCTTTTAAATCTTTTTTTATCTCCTTTAATATTGTACTTACTTCTTTGGTATCAGTTATTCTATTTTTACCTAAAGATTTTCTTACTATATTACTTATAGCAATACCATCCCTTTTCATCTGGTTAGTAGCTATTTTTCTAGTCTCTAATAATGATACTGTAGTCAAAGAAATCACACACATTATAGTTACTAATAAAAAGCCTCCCAATATTTTTTTCTTAAAACTATTTAACATAAATTACACCCACTTTTGTCTATTTTCATCTAATATTGTCTTGACTTCTATAATTATAATACTCTTATAATTTTTTTCAAGTATGCTAATATTATCTATATAAAACAAAAGTCATTCTTTATTGATATTTTTTCTGAAAATATCAATAAAGAATGACTAAAAGATTTAT contains the following coding sequences:
- a CDS encoding methyl-accepting chemotaxis protein, translating into MLNSFKKKILGGFLLVTIMCVISLTTVSLLETRKIATNQMKRDGIAISNIVRKSLGKNRITDTKEVSTILKEIKKDLKEDMVYLSVCDTNYKVIAHNDDNMLNTGIENKEQFENVLKDGKTIGLIFKRTTGDKVYNVSTPFYEDGKVVGIVNVGISLEGMNNLIKKGLIETLVIVLVILVISFIIAILIAKNISKPIESMVTKVNQISEGNFTIEFHAKGQDEISKLMNSLNKTMEVIRNLIGEIKDEVITIDGVSQNLSASSEENSASTTQVSNSLAEVAQSSTNEAQQINEATEALMRFGEILENINDKVIDVASSSSNIKKSAHEGSIKIDNLVKSIEDIKETFISVTDRISSLNGSVLKISEITDVINEIAEKTNLLALNAAIEAARAGEAGRGFSVVAEEIRKLAEQVLYSSKNIHTLVETVTTNTKEVSCNTEKVSEKIQVQADSIEDTIDSFKNILGEVEKINPQVEEVSQKLNMTMDKKDTILNNVGTISNISQELSASTEEIAAAMEQQASSTEEVSSSAEELTELADRLATLVSNLKIE
- a CDS encoding glycerol dehydrogenase: MSKIIISPSKYVQGKGELSNFGVHAKSLGKKFLIIASPNGINRTKFTLEKSCKNFNIQLIFQSFNGECCKEEIDRLCSCVESNDCDVVVGIGGGKIFDTAKAVAYYKNTPVVIAPTVASTDAPCSALSVIYTKEGAFSEYLLLPKNPDLVLVDTSMITKAPARLLVAGMGDALATYFEARACTNSNSDTLAGGKGTNSAFALAKLCYETLLRDGLKAKLAVENKVSTRAVENIIEANTFLSGIGFESCGLAAAHAIHNGFTVLEECHHLYHGEKVAFGTLVQLVLENSPLEEIEEVIGFCLDVNLPITLKDMGIKEIKKDDIMKVAKATCAEGETIFNMPFELTYEDVYAAILTTDNLANLYK
- a CDS encoding radical SAM protein; this translates as MKYEGAIFRPPSEANSLILQITIGCSHNKCSFCSMYKNEKFRVRNLEEIFEDLEESKLYYRRINRIFLADGDALCLKTETLKKILLKIKETHPQCERVGIYATAKDVLRKSIEELKELRELGLGIVYMGLESGSPEILEDINKGVKVEEYIEASKKARISGIKSSITVISGLGGKEKWQQHAIETGRALSLIDPDYVGLLTLLLDEGTEMIEQVKRGEITLLKPEEVMEETKLMLENMNVTNCIFRSNHASNYVALRGTLPRDKEKLINIIENILNGDFYYKEDIYRLL
- a CDS encoding transposase encodes the protein MFYLARVRRYKREDGIYHIIVRSISEIQVFKNDKDKEIYLSQMKHYKEIYNFKVYAYCIMSNHAHFIIDSNGADISKIMHGLNLKYAMTYNKIYKRHGHLFQDRFKSKIVESTNYLITLSAYIHNNPLQIRGYKECPERYKYSSLKVYLGMERDKTGLLDEDYIMQIFGHNPKKARKKYIQFVYMCDNEKLKEEGELENQKTEYRSEKTVLLRNFNSRDIIQFISEETEISRIMIYMKNNKKSKEARALTVLLMRCLCDYKVKDICKAIGNVTQPTVSRMCSSAVELIQKKEKYKNIINKFIKHKQIQIAT